A window of Mucilaginibacter paludis DSM 18603 contains these coding sequences:
- a CDS encoding alpha-2-macroglobulin family protein, whose translation MRLKHFRVLLTVAMLTACAQALAQVKYNNLAFKIDSLSNVGLPKSALKEVDRLDQLARKENNAAQIVKATIYRLTFQTYIEDDALVSVITTLQNDINRSGYPVKPVLQSLLANMYWQYDQDKRYEISERSKIAQPGIDFRTWDLSTIISATTSLYQQSLADAEKEQATPIDVLNGVLSGNKKNRFLRPTLYDLLLHRALGYFLAEEPAITKPRLSFSLDDKRFFSDGKTFAALNVATTDSASTLYRGIKYLQQASAFHLQQHNGEALADLNLIRFSFLYHNVKLKNTDSLYLAGLGGIAADSSAKSIRADALVELASYFSEKDSLAKAIAYLQGAVTQYPGSFGAKNAASAIKDILHKEIDGMMEDINVPDKPILALLGYRNIDKATYQVYQLTDAQQACLQKLGNYDAEITSNKASLKYLKSIVPLQTGLLNLPGSADYRKHHAEFKIAPLKPGTYLLLVKPSDKNDSLAQLTDFSVSGLACIRRSVPGKREEIRVIDRETGEPFKGVEVTLNRNDTGKKNKKATIKGVTDAEGKFVSTSQFSDFNIILKTSGDKLVINDQYTSYSNDTATDSADKKATKTLIFTDRQLYRPGQTVYLKALQIEKANGKSSVVPNQELALIFRDQNLKQLRVIKLKTNEFGSVASSFVIPQNIQNGNLLISGPNGEAGISVEEYKRPTFKIDFAPVTKNYRLNDSVTIKGNVSAFSGYGLAGARVAYHISRTATSRKVYSFQTGRKYIGNNERITEIATDTLTTDGHGGFSIKFGASEVNPLDQQETDVYTINVDVTDMNNETQSSSTIISLSANPLKLTAEIPETLLAGKRLKTIVSLSNLNNEPQNGNLSIQITALKSPGVFKERKWLKPDQFLMSQSDFKSSFPFFAYGDEDEDGHLEAVKKIIETAITLKEGSAGIDLGELLPSASGMYRILLTAKTAHGDTVSSTKYVNYINGKAPAQKRDNWIVPVNTELAPGGSAEFLIGINKSGTFLLETYSGAKLLSSRWLPLDADMQKRVTIPVPPHVKNSFDVQFIMINSSRVYKLQQRIIIRDTVKGLRVKFLTFRNKLQPGQKEQWKLQVSGANERQSAEMLAGMYDASLDNIVPARRWDLDLFDQPVVPLYFGWDNGEISKMVSTGAEDDDRSYPDKKERGYEQLDMHDFDYYGDYNSAFRNYPLQTAGRTKHLASDRALADLYTKNAALVKNGFDVVGRVVSSAGGLFDKIGIRIDHTKISTATNWFGYFRIKVPYHAKLIFSFKGLVIGEAMAVQGIKPIIVLPRQLHGPPSATTRELMFANPGQKEQKGDPNSQIRIDEPTGSADIIEVQEDSVSPRKAIVRFPPPVIKPDNEIADHYNGYKAFHSLREDVKPIPIRKSFAETAFFDPQLHIDEKGQVVINFTMPESLTQWKFRAFAHTKDVKTGYLEREVITQKEIMISANTPRFLREGDTVTLTAKAVNLTTANLKARVKLQLFNALNMQPVNLLADPKTAEQEISITSEASGTVLFKLVVAPGLNALTYRLTAVAGNHSDGEENTLPVLPNSTLVTESMPVMLRPGKTQTFSFDKLLNPNSTTLQNKTLTFEFTQYPVWSAIQSLPYLMEFPYECSEQVFSRYYANSFATAIVSRYPQVKQVFEQWKNAGSEALLSNLETNPGLKSALLEETPWLRDAASQTEQKKRIALLFDLKKTGDEQEQNLLKLFKKQLPNGGFPWFAGQYADRYITQHILAGIGQLMALNIAPKDNVILDKMSNSALAYLDKQLNDDELDARKINKRYFERPVNSLEIHAWYARSYFKQAKQDADIEATRADYLTRAAKQWYSHPVYEQGMIALTLFRYHIKETTAAIVKSLLERARQSDELGMYWAENRAGYYWNQSPVEMQALMIELFTETASNPKAVEEMKIWLLRNKQTNNWGTTKATTAACYALLSKTEVLPVSTPAATITIDGRPLSLLKPDITEQAGSGYIKTSWVDGQIKPSLGKITIANHSKTINWGAMYWQYTEKPDKITSSNTSVQLKREYFILKHTDAGDLLTAVDAQHHPKTGDLIKVVIYMAADRDFDYIHLKDMRPSGTEPADALSSFKYQDGLYYYQEVKDAAINFFFDHLKKGNYVFEYSLRAVQPGNYATGITTLQSMYAPEFGAHSNGARMVIER comes from the coding sequence ATGCGCCTTAAACATTTTAGAGTTTTGCTGACCGTGGCCATGTTAACAGCTTGTGCGCAGGCCTTAGCACAAGTTAAATACAACAATTTAGCCTTCAAAATTGATTCGCTGAGTAATGTGGGCTTACCTAAATCGGCACTTAAAGAAGTTGATAGGCTTGACCAATTAGCCCGTAAGGAGAATAATGCGGCACAAATAGTTAAGGCGACGATCTACCGGCTCACCTTCCAAACTTATATCGAAGATGATGCGCTGGTATCCGTAATTACTACACTTCAGAACGATATCAACAGGTCCGGTTATCCGGTAAAGCCTGTCCTTCAGTCCTTGTTGGCCAATATGTACTGGCAATATGATCAAGACAAACGATATGAGATCAGCGAACGCAGCAAAATTGCGCAACCGGGTATCGATTTCCGAACCTGGGATTTATCAACCATTATATCGGCAACTACTTCACTTTATCAACAATCGTTAGCCGATGCAGAAAAGGAGCAGGCTACCCCAATTGATGTTTTAAACGGGGTATTATCAGGTAATAAAAAGAACCGGTTTTTAAGGCCCACGCTGTACGATTTGTTATTGCACCGCGCGCTTGGTTATTTTTTGGCCGAAGAACCTGCCATTACCAAACCCCGCCTATCATTTTCGCTGGATGATAAGCGGTTTTTTAGTGATGGCAAAACGTTTGCGGCGCTTAATGTAGCAACTACGGATTCTGCATCTACACTATACCGGGGAATCAAATACTTGCAACAGGCAAGCGCTTTTCATTTACAGCAACACAACGGCGAAGCGCTTGCCGATCTCAACCTGATCAGGTTCAGCTTTTTATACCATAATGTAAAACTAAAGAATACTGATAGCCTGTATTTAGCTGGTTTAGGCGGCATTGCTGCCGATAGCTCGGCAAAATCTATCAGGGCCGATGCCCTTGTTGAATTGGCCTCCTATTTTAGTGAAAAAGATAGTTTAGCCAAGGCCATAGCCTATCTGCAAGGTGCCGTTACACAATATCCCGGAAGCTTTGGTGCAAAAAATGCAGCGTCGGCTATAAAGGATATTTTGCACAAAGAAATTGATGGTATGATGGAAGATATCAATGTGCCGGATAAACCTATCCTGGCGCTATTGGGTTATCGCAATATTGATAAAGCCACATACCAGGTTTACCAGCTTACTGATGCTCAACAAGCCTGTTTACAAAAACTGGGAAACTATGACGCGGAAATTACGTCCAATAAAGCTTCGCTCAAATACCTCAAATCAATTGTACCCTTACAAACCGGATTGCTCAATCTGCCTGGTTCTGCGGATTACCGGAAGCATCACGCCGAATTTAAAATTGCACCGTTAAAACCGGGCACTTATCTGCTACTGGTAAAACCATCTGACAAAAACGATAGCCTGGCTCAATTAACTGATTTTTCAGTAAGTGGGCTGGCTTGCATCAGGCGTTCGGTGCCTGGTAAACGCGAAGAAATCAGGGTGATTGACCGCGAAACCGGCGAACCTTTTAAAGGGGTAGAGGTTACATTGAACAGAAACGATACCGGTAAAAAAAATAAAAAAGCCACCATAAAGGGCGTGACAGATGCTGAGGGTAAATTTGTATCCACTTCGCAGTTTTCAGATTTTAATATCATCCTTAAAACCAGCGGTGATAAGCTCGTAATTAATGATCAATACACCTCCTATAGTAATGATACCGCTACCGATTCGGCTGATAAAAAAGCAACGAAGACGCTGATATTTACCGACAGGCAATTATACCGCCCCGGGCAAACCGTATACCTTAAAGCCCTGCAAATAGAAAAAGCTAATGGTAAAAGCAGCGTGGTGCCCAATCAGGAATTAGCATTGATATTCCGGGATCAAAATTTAAAGCAATTGAGAGTAATCAAGCTCAAAACCAATGAGTTTGGATCGGTTGCATCATCCTTTGTTATTCCGCAAAATATTCAGAATGGTAATTTATTGATCTCCGGCCCTAATGGCGAAGCAGGTATTTCGGTTGAAGAGTATAAGCGCCCCACTTTTAAGATTGATTTTGCCCCGGTTACCAAGAATTACAGATTGAATGATAGTGTAACTATTAAGGGTAATGTAAGCGCTTTTTCAGGTTATGGCCTGGCCGGCGCTCGTGTAGCCTATCACATTAGCAGGACAGCAACAAGCAGAAAGGTGTATTCTTTCCAAACAGGAAGGAAATACATTGGTAATAATGAACGCATAACCGAAATAGCAACCGATACCCTTACAACTGATGGGCATGGCGGCTTCAGTATCAAATTTGGCGCGTCAGAAGTTAATCCGCTCGATCAGCAGGAAACAGATGTTTACACGATCAATGTTGATGTAACCGATATGAATAACGAAACCCAATCATCATCAACCATTATCAGCTTATCAGCTAATCCGCTAAAATTAACTGCCGAAATACCGGAAACACTATTGGCCGGTAAGCGCTTAAAAACTATAGTTAGCCTTAGTAATCTTAATAATGAGCCTCAAAATGGAAACCTGTCTATACAGATAACGGCTTTAAAAAGCCCGGGAGTGTTTAAAGAACGTAAGTGGCTAAAGCCCGATCAGTTTTTGATGAGCCAATCCGACTTTAAAAGTAGCTTTCCCTTTTTTGCCTATGGCGACGAGGATGAGGACGGCCATTTAGAAGCCGTAAAAAAAATTATAGAAACAGCCATTACTTTAAAAGAGGGAAGTGCAGGGATAGATTTAGGCGAACTGCTTCCTTCGGCTTCGGGGATGTACCGTATTTTACTGACCGCAAAAACAGCGCATGGCGATACGGTATCTTCTACCAAATATGTAAATTATATAAATGGTAAGGCACCAGCGCAAAAAAGGGATAACTGGATAGTTCCGGTAAATACAGAGCTTGCGCCCGGGGGCTCGGCGGAGTTTTTAATCGGTATCAACAAAAGCGGTACCTTTTTGCTCGAAACCTACAGTGGTGCAAAGCTTTTATCGTCGAGGTGGCTGCCGCTGGATGCCGATATGCAAAAACGGGTGACTATACCTGTACCGCCCCACGTGAAAAATAGTTTTGATGTGCAGTTTATCATGATCAACAGTAGCCGGGTATATAAGCTACAGCAACGCATCATCATTAGGGATACCGTAAAAGGATTAAGGGTTAAGTTTTTAACTTTCAGGAATAAATTACAGCCAGGCCAAAAGGAACAATGGAAGCTGCAGGTGAGCGGTGCTAACGAAAGGCAATCTGCCGAAATGTTGGCCGGTATGTACGATGCTTCGCTGGATAACATTGTACCGGCCCGAAGATGGGATTTAGACCTGTTTGATCAACCCGTTGTGCCTTTGTATTTTGGATGGGACAATGGTGAAATTTCGAAAATGGTATCTACCGGCGCAGAGGACGATGATCGCAGTTATCCGGATAAAAAGGAGCGTGGCTATGAACAGCTTGATATGCATGATTTTGATTATTACGGCGATTATAACAGCGCCTTTCGAAATTATCCCCTTCAAACTGCGGGAAGAACAAAACACCTGGCAAGCGACCGGGCCTTAGCTGATCTTTACACAAAAAATGCCGCACTTGTAAAAAATGGGTTCGATGTTGTTGGCCGGGTTGTAAGTTCTGCTGGCGGGTTGTTTGACAAGATAGGCATCAGGATAGATCATACTAAAATTAGCACTGCAACCAATTGGTTTGGGTATTTTAGAATAAAAGTTCCGTACCATGCCAAATTGATATTCAGCTTTAAAGGGCTCGTAATTGGTGAAGCGATGGCTGTGCAGGGGATAAAGCCGATTATAGTGTTGCCGCGTCAATTGCATGGGCCGCCATCGGCTACAACACGCGAGCTTATGTTTGCCAACCCAGGCCAAAAAGAGCAAAAGGGCGATCCGAATAGTCAGATCAGAATAGATGAACCCACAGGCAGCGCGGATATCATAGAGGTGCAAGAAGATAGCGTTAGTCCAAGGAAAGCAATAGTGAGATTTCCACCCCCTGTTATAAAGCCCGATAACGAAATAGCTGATCATTACAACGGCTACAAAGCTTTTCACTCATTGCGGGAAGATGTTAAGCCTATACCCATTCGGAAAAGTTTTGCTGAAACGGCGTTCTTTGATCCACAACTGCATATCGACGAAAAAGGGCAGGTGGTGATAAATTTTACGATGCCCGAGTCGCTCACGCAATGGAAGTTCAGGGCCTTTGCACATACCAAAGATGTAAAAACCGGTTACCTGGAACGGGAGGTAATTACTCAAAAGGAAATTATGATCAGCGCCAATACGCCACGTTTTTTGCGTGAAGGCGATACGGTTACCCTTACGGCAAAGGCGGTTAATTTAACAACCGCGAATTTAAAAGCACGGGTTAAGCTGCAATTATTTAACGCGCTCAATATGCAGCCGGTTAACTTACTGGCAGATCCCAAAACGGCAGAACAGGAAATTAGTATTACCAGCGAGGCAAGCGGTACCGTGCTTTTCAAGCTGGTTGTTGCCCCTGGGCTTAACGCCCTTACTTACCGCTTAACCGCGGTGGCCGGCAATCATAGCGATGGTGAAGAAAATACGCTGCCCGTATTACCCAACAGTACGCTGGTTACCGAGAGCATGCCGGTAATGTTGCGGCCCGGCAAAACCCAAACCTTCAGCTTTGATAAATTGTTGAACCCAAACAGTACTACGCTCCAAAATAAAACCTTAACGTTCGAGTTCACACAATACCCGGTTTGGAGCGCCATACAATCATTACCCTACCTGATGGAGTTTCCGTACGAATGTTCGGAGCAGGTGTTTAGCCGTTATTATGCCAACAGTTTTGCCACCGCTATTGTAAGCCGTTACCCGCAGGTAAAACAGGTTTTTGAGCAATGGAAAAATGCCGGTAGTGAGGCGCTGTTATCCAACCTGGAAACTAATCCGGGGTTAAAATCTGCTTTGTTGGAAGAAACCCCCTGGTTACGCGACGCTGCCAGCCAAACAGAGCAAAAAAAACGCATTGCATTATTATTCGACCTGAAAAAGACGGGCGACGAACAGGAGCAAAACCTGCTTAAACTATTTAAAAAACAATTGCCAAATGGTGGCTTCCCCTGGTTTGCGGGCCAGTACGCCGATAGGTATATTACCCAACATATTCTGGCAGGCATAGGGCAGCTAATGGCTTTAAATATTGCCCCAAAAGATAATGTGATATTAGATAAGATGAGTAATAGCGCATTGGCTTACCTGGACAAACAACTGAATGACGATGAGCTGGACGCAAGAAAAATAAATAAAAGATATTTTGAAAGGCCTGTCAACTCCTTAGAGATACACGCCTGGTACGCGCGCAGTTATTTTAAACAGGCGAAACAAGATGCCGATATTGAAGCTACCCGCGCTGATTATTTAACCAGGGCGGCAAAGCAGTGGTACTCGCACCCCGTGTATGAGCAGGGCATGATAGCGCTTACCCTGTTTCGTTATCATATTAAGGAAACAACGGCAGCTATCGTTAAATCACTCTTGGAAAGAGCGCGCCAATCGGACGAATTAGGCATGTATTGGGCCGAAAACCGGGCTGGCTATTACTGGAACCAGTCGCCTGTTGAAATGCAGGCGCTAATGATAGAATTGTTTACCGAAACCGCAAGTAACCCTAAAGCCGTCGAAGAGATGAAGATCTGGCTGCTTCGTAATAAACAAACCAATAATTGGGGTACCACTAAGGCAACAACTGCCGCTTGTTACGCCTTATTATCAAAAACCGAGGTTTTGCCGGTAAGTACCCCGGCTGCAACTATAACTATTGATGGTCGGCCTCTATCGCTGTTAAAACCGGATATAACAGAGCAGGCAGGTTCGGGCTATATTAAAACCAGTTGGGTTGATGGGCAAATTAAGCCCTCGTTGGGTAAAATAACGATAGCAAATCATAGTAAAACCATCAATTGGGGAGCTATGTATTGGCAGTATACTGAAAAACCGGATAAAATAACATCGTCGAATACCAGCGTGCAACTAAAACGCGAATATTTTATATTGAAACATACCGATGCCGGAGATTTGCTGACTGCAGTTGATGCGCAACATCACCCTAAAACCGGCGACCTTATCAAGGTGGTGATCTATATGGCGGCCGACAGGGATTTTGATTATATCCATTTAAAAGATATGCGCCCGTCGGGTACGGAGCCCGCCGATGCGTTATCCAGCTTTAAATACCAGGACGGTTTATACTATTACCAGGAAGTAAAAGATGCAGCGATCAACTTTTTTTTCGATCATCTTAAAAAAGGTAACTACGTTTTTGAATACAGCCTCCGTGCTGTTCAGCCCGGTAATTATGCCACTGGTATCACTACCCTGCAAAGTATGTACGCACCAGAGTTTGGCGCTCATAGCAATGGGGCGCGGATGGTGATTGAACGGTAG
- the abc-f gene encoding ribosomal protection-like ABC-F family protein, translating to MLILQDITYVHPNRDLLFEHINLAINKQDKVALIGNNGAGKSTLLKILSGNLIAANGLIKAGSSPYYVPQLFGQYNTYTIAQALGIEHKLRALYEILDGHVSDDNIALINDDWAIEERCREAFANWELDLPDLSKKMETLSGGQKTKVFLAGISIHQPQIVLLDEPSNHLDQVSRDILYRYIKSATHTLVVVSHDRTLLNLLDTVFELSKSGITVYGGNYDFYKEQKAIESDALSQDLRNKEKALRKAKETARETLERQQKLDARGKKKQEKAGVPTIVMNTLRNKAEKSTSRITNAHAEKVGTIARDLGELRTALPDMGKMKMDLNNSTLHKGKVLVTAREVNFSYHDRLLWSQSLNLQITSGERIAIKGPNGCGKTTLIKMLLGKLTPGHGSIERATAKAIYIDQDYSIIDNQLTVYQQAQQFNNNALQEHDIKIRLNRFLFSKSQWDKPCSALSGGEKMRLILCCLTISNQAPDMMVLDEPTNNLDIQNIEILTSAINQYQGTLLVVCHDEYFLNQINVQREIVF from the coding sequence ATGCTTATCCTTCAAGATATTACCTACGTACATCCCAACAGAGATTTATTGTTTGAGCATATCAATCTCGCCATCAATAAACAAGATAAAGTTGCTTTGATTGGCAATAACGGGGCCGGAAAATCCACCCTCCTGAAAATTTTATCCGGGAATTTAATTGCTGCAAACGGATTAATTAAAGCCGGTTCCAGCCCTTACTATGTGCCTCAGCTTTTTGGCCAGTACAATACTTATACTATTGCGCAAGCTCTTGGCATTGAGCATAAGCTAAGGGCCCTGTATGAAATTTTAGACGGCCATGTAAGCGATGATAACATCGCCTTAATTAACGACGACTGGGCAATTGAAGAACGCTGCCGGGAAGCATTTGCCAACTGGGAGCTTGATCTACCAGACCTATCAAAAAAAATGGAGACCCTTAGCGGCGGACAAAAAACAAAGGTTTTTTTGGCAGGAATCAGCATACACCAGCCCCAAATAGTTTTGCTGGACGAGCCGAGTAATCACCTGGATCAAGTTAGCCGGGATATTCTTTACCGCTATATCAAATCAGCCACTCATACTTTGGTAGTGGTTAGCCATGACAGAACCTTATTAAACCTGCTCGATACTGTTTTTGAACTGAGTAAAAGCGGCATCACCGTTTATGGCGGCAACTATGATTTTTACAAAGAACAAAAAGCCATTGAAAGCGATGCCTTAAGCCAGGATCTGAGAAACAAAGAAAAAGCCCTGCGCAAAGCCAAAGAAACGGCAAGGGAAACATTGGAACGGCAGCAAAAACTGGATGCCCGCGGAAAAAAGAAGCAGGAAAAGGCCGGCGTCCCCACCATCGTAATGAATACCTTGAGAAACAAGGCAGAAAAAAGTACGTCGCGTATAACAAACGCTCATGCCGAAAAAGTGGGCACTATTGCACGGGATCTGGGTGAGCTACGGACGGCCTTGCCTGATATGGGTAAAATGAAGATGGATCTCAATAATTCGACACTTCATAAAGGCAAAGTGCTGGTTACCGCCCGGGAAGTTAATTTTAGCTATCACGACCGGCTGCTTTGGAGCCAGAGCCTGAATTTACAGATTACCAGCGGCGAGCGTATTGCAATTAAGGGACCAAACGGCTGCGGTAAAACAACCTTAATCAAAATGCTGTTGGGGAAACTCACCCCAGGCCACGGAAGCATAGAGCGGGCCACCGCTAAAGCGATTTATATCGACCAGGATTACTCCATAATTGATAACCAGCTCACCGTTTATCAACAAGCCCAACAGTTTAACAATAATGCCCTGCAAGAACATGACATCAAAATCCGCCTAAACCGCTTTTTATTTTCCAAATCGCAGTGGGACAAGCCCTGTAGTGCTTTGAGCGGCGGAGAAAAAATGCGTTTGATACTTTGCTGCCTAACCATCAGCAACCAGGCACCCGACATGATGGTGTTAGATGAGCCTACCAACAACCTGGATATTCAAAACATCGAAATCCTAACTTCAGCCATCAATCAATACCAGGGTACACTCCTGGTTGTTTGCCACGACGAGTATTTTTTAAATCAGATTAATGTGCAGAGGGAGATTGTGTTTTGA
- a CDS encoding nuclear transport factor 2 family protein codes for MIISVEEMIKQYVAAWNGKGLDEFRAEFAKCWAIDATYTDPNFALVKGVDGIAELAQGSLRKIPVRTFNVLALPDYHHNVGRYTWNVVLPEETKEGFDYFEFNDENKITRLVSFFGPLK; via the coding sequence ATGATAATATCAGTTGAAGAAATGATTAAGCAGTATGTAGCCGCCTGGAACGGGAAGGGCTTGGACGAATTTAGGGCTGAATTTGCCAAGTGCTGGGCTATTGATGCCACTTACACCGACCCCAATTTTGCGCTGGTAAAAGGTGTGGATGGGATTGCCGAACTTGCCCAGGGTTCCTTACGAAAAATTCCGGTCCGCACATTCAATGTGCTGGCCCTGCCCGATTACCACCACAACGTTGGCCGCTACACCTGGAACGTTGTTTTGCCTGAAGAAACCAAAGAAGGCTTTGATTACTTTGAGTTTAACGACGAAAACAAGATTACCCGACTGGTGAGCTTCTTTGGCCCCTTAAAATAG
- a CDS encoding Crp/Fnr family transcriptional regulator → MYELILTNFAMHINLDTAETELIKAELQHKAVKKNSILLHAGAICRNVYFVNKGCLRVFNTDKEGEEHNVLFCPENWWAVDIASFSEQTPAFYTIGALEDTEVFYLSYHVLEKLYTEVPKLERFFRILVQNGFYLYQRRTTLNLSKTAKERYELFEKQYPKLEQRIAQKHIASYLGITPVFLSIIRKT, encoded by the coding sequence ATGTACGAGCTCATTCTGACCAATTTTGCAATGCACATCAACCTTGATACGGCGGAAACGGAGCTTATCAAAGCTGAATTGCAGCATAAAGCAGTGAAAAAGAATTCGATATTGCTACATGCAGGGGCGATATGCCGGAACGTTTATTTTGTAAACAAAGGATGCCTGCGTGTTTTTAATACTGACAAAGAGGGCGAAGAGCACAATGTTCTGTTCTGCCCGGAAAACTGGTGGGCTGTAGATATTGCCAGTTTTTCAGAACAAACCCCAGCCTTTTATACCATAGGGGCCCTGGAGGATACCGAAGTGTTTTATTTAAGTTACCATGTGTTGGAGAAACTTTATACGGAGGTACCTAAGTTGGAACGCTTTTTCCGGATCCTGGTGCAGAATGGATTCTACCTTTACCAGCGGCGTACTACATTGAACCTTTCAAAAACGGCCAAAGAACGGTATGAGCTATTTGAGAAACAATATCCCAAATTAGAACAAAGAATAGCGCAGAAGCACATTGCCTCCTATTTAGGTATTACACCTGTATTTTTAAGCATCATCCGTAAAACATAA
- a CDS encoding cytidyltransferase-related domain protein, giving the protein MMNISFKEILSRLNIPGEVYERYNEPHRFYHTTDHLNDLLQQIVKRNLQHEDALLWAVVYHDAIYDPKSATNEEDSAALFNCHFNGSTGLRAEITSIINETKTHQPTTALSAVFSEMDLNILRQPLDRLLEYEHQIFKEFQFADFLAYQAGRLKVLQQLSQQVDNPALVHLMDYVRVRQPRIAVYPGSFDPFQQEHHDVLQKAEQIFDKVIIARDMNAVKPGEMFDLPIILRFRQIETYKGLLSHFIEGLGYPVTVIGD; this is encoded by the coding sequence ATGATGAATATAAGTTTTAAGGAAATATTGAGCAGGTTAAATATCCCCGGCGAGGTATATGAGCGATATAACGAACCCCACCGCTTTTACCACACTACAGATCACTTAAATGATTTGTTACAGCAGATTGTGAAGCGCAACCTGCAGCACGAGGATGCTTTATTGTGGGCGGTTGTATACCACGATGCAATTTATGATCCTAAATCAGCAACCAACGAAGAGGATTCTGCCGCTTTATTCAATTGCCATTTTAACGGAAGTACTGGATTAAGAGCGGAGATTACAAGCATAATAAACGAGACCAAAACACATCAGCCGACTACGGCGCTTTCGGCGGTTTTTAGCGAAATGGATCTGAATATATTGAGGCAACCACTCGACCGTTTGCTTGAATACGAACACCAGATATTTAAAGAATTTCAGTTCGCCGATTTTCTGGCTTACCAGGCTGGCCGCTTAAAGGTGTTGCAGCAATTAAGCCAACAGGTAGATAACCCGGCCCTTGTTCACCTGATGGATTATGTACGTGTCAGGCAGCCGCGCATTGCTGTATATCCCGGTAGTTTTGATCCTTTTCAGCAAGAGCACCATGATGTGTTACAAAAAGCTGAACAAATTTTCGATAAGGTTATTATTGCCCGGGATATGAATGCGGTAAAGCCTGGGGAGATGTTTGATTTACCCATCATACTGCGTTTTCGGCAGATTGAAACTTACAAGGGATTGCTCAGCCATTTTATTGAAGGATTAGGGTATCCGGTAACAGTAATAGGGGATTAA
- a CDS encoding MarR family winged helix-turn-helix transcriptional regulator, which produces MNFGEDLSLQVMLVHKAYHQFLLKSFQDIDVYQHLQIIVFINRIGGSCTQKQICEGLQIEKSYLVKIIDALVQKGYILKRVSHKDRRSNQINLTARATEIADSFTNQMEKFTEAMGEHLTWQERHNCVRALKLVSENFNHIKNQGFD; this is translated from the coding sequence ATGAATTTTGGAGAAGATCTGAGCTTGCAGGTTATGCTTGTTCATAAAGCTTATCATCAGTTTTTATTAAAATCATTTCAGGATATCGATGTATATCAACACTTGCAGATCATTGTTTTTATCAACCGGATTGGCGGCAGTTGCACTCAAAAACAAATTTGCGAAGGCCTGCAGATAGAAAAATCATACCTGGTTAAAATTATTGATGCACTGGTGCAAAAGGGTTACATCTTAAAAAGAGTTAGCCATAAAGACAGGCGCAGCAACCAGATCAACCTAACAGCCCGGGCTACAGAAATTGCCGATAGTTTTACCAACCAGATGGAGAAATTTACAGAAGCAATGGGCGAGCACCTCACCTGGCAGGAGCGGCATAATTGTGTTAGGGCATTGAAACTGGTAAGCGAAAACTTTAACCATATAAAGAACCAGGGCTTTGATTAA